A genomic stretch from Mesoplodon densirostris isolate mMesDen1 chromosome 3, mMesDen1 primary haplotype, whole genome shotgun sequence includes:
- the LINGO3 gene encoding leucine-rich repeat and immunoglobulin-like domain-containing nogo receptor-interacting protein 3: MTCWLCVLSLQFLLLPAAPPPAGGCPARCECTAQMRAVTCPRRRLTAVPDGIPAETRLLELSRNRIRCLNPGDLAALPLLEELDLSENVIAHVEPGAFANLPRLRVLRLRGNLLKLIPPGVFTHLDNLTLLDLSENKLVILLDYTFQDLRSLRRLEMGDNDLVFISRRAFAGLLALEELTLERCNLTALSGESLGHLRGLGALRLRHLAIAALEDQNFQRLPGLLHLEIDNWPLLEEVAAGSLRGLNLTSLSVTHTNITAVPAAALRHQAHLTCLNLSHNPISTVPRGSFRDLVRLRELHLAGALLAVVEPQAFLGLRQIRLLNLSNNLLSTLEESTFHSVNTLETLRVDGNPLACDCRLLWIVQRRKTLNFDGRLPACATPAEVRGDALRNLPDSVLFEYFVCRKPKIRERRLQHVTAAAGDDVRFQCRAEGEPAPTVAWVTPRHRAVTAASAGRARVLPGGTLQIRDARPGDSGTYTCVASNAGGNDTYFATLSVQPEPAANRTPGEGRNDTQAALRFPLDLTTILVSTAMGCITFLGVVLFCFLLLFVWSRGRGQHKNNFSVEYSFRKVDGPAAAAGQGGARKFNMKMI, encoded by the coding sequence ATGACCTGCTGGCTGTGTGTCCTGAGCCTGCAGTTCCTGCTCCTGcccgcggccccgccccccgcTGGGGGCTGCCCGGCCCGCTGCGAGTGTACAGCGCAGATGCGCGCGGTAACCTGTCCCCGGCGCCGGCTGACCGCGGTGCCCGACGGCATCCCGGCCGAGACGCGCCTGCTAGAGCTCAGCCGCAACCGCATCCGCTGCCTGAACCCGGGCGACCTGGCCGCCCTGCCGCTGCTGGAGGAGCTGGACCTGAGCGAGAACGTGATCGCGCACGTGGAGCCCGGCGCCTTCGCCAACCTGCCGCGCTTGCGGGTGCTGCGCCTCCGCGGCAACCTGCTGAAGCTCATCCCGCCCGGCGTCTTCACGCACCTGGACAACCTCACGCTGCTGGACCTGAGCGAGAACAAGCTGGTCATCCTCCTGGACTACACTTTCCAGGACCTGCGCAGCCTCCGCCGGCTGGAGATGGGCGACAACGACCTGGTGTTCATCTCGCGCCGGGCCTTCGCGGGGCTGCTGGCGCTTGAGGAGCTGACCCTGGAGCGCTGCAACCTGACAGCGCTGTCGGGCGAGTCCCTGGGCCACCTGCGGGGCCTGGGCGCCCTGCGGCTGCGGCACCTGGCCATCGCCGCCCTGGAGGACCAGAACTTCCAGCGGCTCCCGGGCCTGCTGCACCTGGAGATCGACAACTGGCCGCTGCTGGAGGAGGTGGCCGCCGGCAGCCTGAGGGGGCTCAACCTGACCTCGCTGTCCGTCACGCACACCAACATCACCGCCGTGCCGGCCGCCGCCCTGCGCCACCAGGCCCACCTCACCTGCCTCAATCTCTCTCACAACCCCATCAGCACGGTGCCGCGAGGGTCCTTCCGCGACCTGGTGCGCCTGCGCGAGCTGCACCTGGCCGGGGCCCTGCTGGCCGTAGTGGAGCCTCAGGCCTTCCTGGGCCTGCGGCAGATCCGCCTGCTCAACCTCTCTAACAACCTGCTGTCCACGCTGGAGGAGAGCACCTTCCACTCGGTCAACACGCTGGAGACGCTGCGCGTGGACGGGAACCCGCTGGCCTGCGACTGTCGCCTGCTCTGGATCGTGCAGCGCCGCAAGACCCTCAACTTCGACGGCCGCCTGCCGGCCTGCGCCACCCCAGCCGAGGTCCGCGGCGACGCGCTGCGCAACCTGCCGGACTCGGTGCTCTTCGAGTACTTTGTGTGCCGCAAGCCCAAGATCCGCGAGCGGCGGCTGCAGCATGTCACGGCGGCCGCGGGCGACGACGTGCGCTTCCAGTGCCGCGCCGAGGGCGAGCCGGCGCCCACCGTGGCCTGGGTGACGCCGCGCCACCGCGCGGTGACCGCCGCCAGCGCCGGCCGCGCGCGCGTGCTGCCGGGCGGCACGCTTCAGATCCGGGACGCGCGGCCAGGGGACAGCGGCACCTACACGTGCGTGGCCAGCAACGCGGGCGGCAACGACACCTACTTCGCCACGCTGAGCGTGCAGCCCGAGCCAGCCGCCAACCGGACCCCGGGCGAGGGCCGCAACGACACGCAGGCGGCCCTGCGCTTCCCTCTGGACCTCACCACCATCCTGGTGTCTACCGCCATGGGCTGCATCACCTTCCTGGGCGTCGTCCTCTTCTGCTTCCTGCTGCTCTTCGTGTGGAGCCGCGGCCGCGGGCAGCACAAGAACAACTTCTCGGTGGAGTACTCTTTCCGCAAGGTGGACGGGCCCGCTGCGGCTGCCGGCCAGGGCGGGGCCCGCAAGTTCAACATGAAGATGATCTGA